Below is a genomic region from Paenibacillus rhizovicinus.
GTATCGGCCTTATAATGGCGAGCGACGTCATATATTGCGCGCTGGTCGTTGACGTCGAGCAATTCGAACGGCCCTTCATCCTGGCCAACCCCGCTGCGGTCCGGCATGATATCGGTCGCGATGACATGCTGCGCGCCGTAAAGCTGCCGCAGCCTAGCCGTCAGCTCGCTGCCGATTTGACCGGAAGCCCCGGTAATCATAATGGTTTTCATTTCCGAATTCCCCTCCTGTTATGCGCTCCCGACAATTCGTAACGGCTCGCCGGCACGGCGTCGCGCCTGCTTATTCCAGGCCGATCCGCTTCTTCACCTTCCCGTAGACGGCCAGCGCCTCGTCCAGCATGGCTGTCGTATGCGCAGCCGTAGGCATATTCCGAATGCGTCCCAAGCCCTTCGGCACGGTCGGGAAGACGATCGCTTTGGCATACACGCCTTCCGCCAGCAGCTCGCGGCTGAACCGCTGCGTCTGCTTCTCTTCCCCGATGATGCAAGGAATAATCGGCGTCTCGGTATGTCCGGTACGGAAGCCGAGCTGCTCCAGTCCCTGGCGGAAATACTCGGCGTTGCGCCACAGTCGTGCCTGCAGCTCCGTGCTGTCCATTAAGATATCGAGGGCGGCGACGCAAGCTGCGGCGATGGCCGGCGGCGTGGCGGTCGAGAACAGGAACGGCCGGCTTCGCGCTTTCAGCCATTCGATGAGCTCCTGCTTGCCCGCGACGTATCCGCCGACAACGCCGATCGCCTTGGACAACGTGCCGATCTGGAAGTCGACCCGGTCGGACAGGCCGAAGTGCTTGACCGTGCCCGCCCCTTCTCCCAATACGCCGGATCCATGCGCATCGTCGACGTACGTGATCAAGTCGTAGCGCTCGGCGATAGCTACGATTTCCGGCAGCTTCGCGATGTCGCCGTCCATCGAGAAGACGCCGTCGGTAATGACCATGATTTTGGCGTACTGGCCGGATTCCCTCGCGGCGCGCGCTACGCGCTCCAACTCCTCCATGTCCGAATGCTTGTAGCGGATTACCTTCGCCTTCGACAAGCGGCAGCCGTCGATGATGGATGCATGATTGAGTTCGTCGGAGAGAATGGCATCGCCCGCATCCATGACGGCGGAAATCGCGGCCATATTGCAGTTGAAGCCCGATTGATAAGCGATGGCGGATTCGGTCTGCTTGAATCGCGCCAGCTTCGCTTCCAGCTCCCCGTGAATCTCCATCGTGCCGTTGATCGTGCGCACCGCGCCGGCGCCGACGCCGTATTGGCGCAGCGCCTTCTCGGCCGCGGCGATCAGGCGCTCGTCGCTTGCCAAGCCCAAATAATTGTTCGAAGACAAGTTAATGAGCGAACGGTCCTTGATTCGGATCGTCGGGCCGTTGCCGCCCTGCAGCGCATCGATTTGATTGAATAGCCCGTTCTGCTTGAGCTCTTCCAGACTGCTCCGCACGAATCGCGTCAATGATGGACTGGACATGGTCATTTCTCCTTTGGTCACGCAGGTTTATATGGCATATTATACATAAATACGTTATAACGCACAATAACTTTTCGACTTTTTCAATCGCTTCGGATAAAATGAGGAATAAAGACGGGCGCAGGAGGAACGAATGGAACAGATTCATATCAAGCTAGGGAAGAACTTGAAGGCCGTCCGCCAGACGCGCGGCCTTAGCCTGGATAAAGTATCCGAACTGACCGGCGTCAGCAAGGCGATGCTCGGGCAGATCGAACGCGGCGAGACGAGCCCCACCATTTCGACGATTTGGAAGATCGCCAATGGGCTGCGGTTATCATTCACCTCGCTGATCGAGAAGCCCCCCGGGGAGGTCGCGGTCGTGGCGAAACAGGATATCGAGCCGTTGCTCGAAGAGGATGGGAAATTCCGTTCGTATCCCATGTTTCCTTTCGATCCGTCGAAGAAGTTCGAGGCGTACGCCGTCGAGATGGACCAAGGTTCCACGCATGCGTCCGAGGCTCACAGCCCTGGCGTCGAGGAGTACGTGCTGGTGTCGTTCGGAACGCTCGTGGTCGACATCCAGAATACTTCCTATCACGTCAACGAAGGGGACGCCGTGCGGTTCGCGGCCGATCAGCCGCATATCTATCGAAATGCGGGCGAAGGCCTGCTGCGGTATAATGCGATCATTTATTATCCGTAAACTTCATTCCCCCATGTATGCGATGACGCACACAACGAATGGAATTTATTCGTTTACCGATCGTATGTTATAACGCACAAAACAGCGTGAGCAGCGGCATTAAGCCGGGCTCACGCTGTTTTGTTTACTAGAAATGGAACCTTGTTCGTTAACGTGTCAGTTGACTCTTCCCTGCTGAACGAAGCTCAGCCGCATACGCATCCAGATCGATGGCCTTCCCGCCATTCAGACGCGATTCCTCGGCAGCGAAGGCCATCAAGTGGCTGCGGACCGAAGCAGATGCCGACGTCAAGCTCTCTTGACCGCCATAGTTCCTCACTTCGTCCAGGAAGCTGCTGACGATGCCCGCATCGCCTCCGCCATGTCCGCTGGACTGTTCGGCAATGGTGAGTTCAGTCTTCCTATGCGTAAGGAAATCGAATATCGTAATAATGTTCCCTTCGCCGCGCAGCTCCCCTCTGGTCCCCATAATTTGAATTCGGCGCTCTTGCTCGAAGGTAAAGCCGCACATGCTGAAGATCGCCGTCGCTCCGCTCTCAAATTCCATGTTGACTACTTGATGGTCCACGACATTGTTGTCGCTCTTATATACGCAACGACCGTAGTTCGTATCTCTCAATCCCTGCACGATCTTCTCCTGGGAAAGATCCGGCGCGAAATGTCTAGCCCAAGGCTTGAATTGATCGCTCAAATAAAAGCGCTGCGCAGCATAAGGGCAGGTCGATTGCACGCGGCAGTCAAGGCACCGTTCCGCTGCCCCTTCGGGCGCATTGGCCTCGCGGAAATGCATCAGGGAACCAAACGAGCTGATCTTCGTACACGCCTGATCCATCAGCCATGATAGAACATCCATGTCATGACAAGATTTTGCGAGAATCATCGGGCTCGATTGCTCGGCGTTATTCCAATTGCCTCGGACGAAGCTATGGGCGATATGCCAATAGCCGACGTTTTCATTCAGCTGAATGGATACGATATCTCCGATGTGCCCCGCTTGAATCGTCTCTTTGATCGCGCTCCAGAACGGCGTATAGCGCAGTACGTGACATATGGTCAGAAGTCTGTCGTTCTCTTCGGCGACTCTCTCCATCTCAAGACATTCTTGCGGATTGGGAGACATGGGCTTCTCTAGAAGAACATGATAGTTATTGTTCAGCGCAAGGATCGTCGGCTGGAAGTGCATTTGATCCTGCGTGCAGATGACAGCAATATCCGCCAGCTTTCCTTCGGCGAGCAGCTCCTCCCACGATTCGTACGCACGCTCGGCTGGAATGCTATGGTCATTGGCGAATTTTGTCCGCCTTTTGGAATCGGCTTCCGCTACTGCGACGAATTTGAGCTCATACGGATAATGGAGGGCGTAGGGCGCGTAACTTCCTGCACCGCGCGCGCCAGCTCCGATTAATACAGCTGTTAATTGCTTCATGTTTACTCTTCTCCCCTGTCAGTTCAAATTGAAAGCTTGCCCAATTCGCACCAAATTCACTTCATTACAGCAATCATATTTGGAATAAACACTTCATGTCAACGTATATTTGGCTCCAAATTCTCATAACCCTCATCCTTCACTGCACGCTCAAAAAAAGAACCTCTAAAGCGGCTCATCCTATGGGATGAACCGCATTTAGAGGCGCTTTTCGTCAAATTACCGCTTGTAACGTTCAGCTTTCCTTATTCATGAAGGTTGACGATTGACGGACCACAAGTTCATACGGGAGCAGCACTTTGAGCGGCAGCGAATATTGACCCTCCACGTAATTAACCAACATGTTTGCAGCCACTTCGCCGATTTCCGATTTCGGCACCTGCACGCTCGTGAGCGGCGGCGATGAATATTGCGCGAATTCAATATTATCCATGCCAACGAATGCGATATCCTGCGGAATGCGATAACCCTTCTCTACAGCGGCGCGAAGCGCGGGTAACGCCAATGCGTCGCTTGCACAGAACATCGCGGTCGGCCGTTCATCCGCATTCAGCCTGCCAAGCATCTCGGTCATCAAGCTATAGCTCAAATCAACGTCCCATTTGGCATTAATAATCCAGCTTCGGTTCAGCTCGCTTCCAGTTTCGAGCATACCGAACTTGTAGCCTTGAAATCGTTCATCCTCATCCATTTCATTAGAGAATGAGGGTCCCCCGATAAATCCGATTTTCTTATGTCCCTGCGCAACCAGATGCCTGACCGCGGAACGCGCAGCTGAGAGACGGTCGCAATCGACGACGGGTACGGCTAAGCTATCATAATTCAAGCTGACGCCAAGCACGCGCACGCCTTCTTCTTTCAAGACCTCAAACTGCTCCTTATCATACCAGGCAATCGAAAGAATGCCCTTCACTCCCGTTTCCCTGATCAAGGAGCGCAAGTAATGAGGACTCCCGATCTCTTCCCTCGCTATGATGAACGCGGGAGTTCTCCCAAGCTCGTACAATTTCTTGCGGAAACCGGACAGAATGCTTGTAAAGTACGGATGATAATCAAATGCGGACTGAGGCATGATACAGCCTATTGATTTCTCGATTGGATAGCCGGTTTTCGCTGCCAAAGGCGCTTCCTCGGCATCGATTTCATAGCCAATCTCATTCGCGACTTCTAATACTTTGCGCTTTGTCTCTTTACTGACAGGGCGATTGGCATCATTGCTGATCGCACGCGATACAGTGGAAATCGATACTCCGAGCCTATCGGCAATATCCTTCAATGTCGGCAAATTAACACCTCCTCGATTATGCTTATGTATTTATGTATGATACCTTTGGGTGGAATTTGGTGTCAATCGCTCTCCAATCAACATGGAAGATATTTAACTCGTCATATCATAAGATCCTCCCGGTCGTTAAGATAAAAAAAGGAGCGTGAAAGCTCACACTCCTTCTTTACGATGGATGAGATAGGGATTATTTCTTGAACGTCTCGTCGTAAGCTTTATTGATCAGCTCCAAAGCTCGCTCGGAGCCAAGCTTCTTAACCTGCGGAATGACTTTCGTATCCCAAGTGTCGATGCTTTGCTTGCCGATAATGACATTCACGGAAGCTTCCTCGACATACGTATCGATCGCTGTTTTGATGTCGCCATATTCCTTCTGCTCTTTATCATCGGTAAATTTCGCATTA
It encodes:
- a CDS encoding Gfo/Idh/MocA family protein, encoding MKQLTAVLIGAGARGAGSYAPYALHYPYELKFVAVAEADSKRRTKFANDHSIPAERAYESWEELLAEGKLADIAVICTQDQMHFQPTILALNNNYHVLLEKPMSPNPQECLEMERVAEENDRLLTICHVLRYTPFWSAIKETIQAGHIGDIVSIQLNENVGYWHIAHSFVRGNWNNAEQSSPMILAKSCHDMDVLSWLMDQACTKISSFGSLMHFREANAPEGAAERCLDCRVQSTCPYAAQRFYLSDQFKPWARHFAPDLSQEKIVQGLRDTNYGRCVYKSDNNVVDHQVVNMEFESGATAIFSMCGFTFEQERRIQIMGTRGELRGEGNIITIFDFLTHRKTELTIAEQSSGHGGGDAGIVSSFLDEVRNYGGQESLTSASASVRSHLMAFAAEESRLNGGKAIDLDAYAAELRSAGKSQLTR
- a CDS encoding LacI family DNA-binding transcriptional regulator: MPTLKDIADRLGVSISTVSRAISNDANRPVSKETKRKVLEVANEIGYEIDAEEAPLAAKTGYPIEKSIGCIMPQSAFDYHPYFTSILSGFRKKLYELGRTPAFIIAREEIGSPHYLRSLIRETGVKGILSIAWYDKEQFEVLKEEGVRVLGVSLNYDSLAVPVVDCDRLSAARSAVRHLVAQGHKKIGFIGGPSFSNEMDEDERFQGYKFGMLETGSELNRSWIINAKWDVDLSYSLMTEMLGRLNADERPTAMFCASDALALPALRAAVEKGYRIPQDIAFVGMDNIEFAQYSSPPLTSVQVPKSEIGEVAANMLVNYVEGQYSLPLKVLLPYELVVRQSSTFMNKES
- a CDS encoding helix-turn-helix domain-containing protein; the encoded protein is MEQIHIKLGKNLKAVRQTRGLSLDKVSELTGVSKAMLGQIERGETSPTISTIWKIANGLRLSFTSLIEKPPGEVAVVAKQDIEPLLEEDGKFRSYPMFPFDPSKKFEAYAVEMDQGSTHASEAHSPGVEEYVLVSFGTLVVDIQNTSYHVNEGDAVRFAADQPHIYRNAGEGLLRYNAIIYYP
- a CDS encoding glycine C-acetyltransferase; this encodes MSSPSLTRFVRSSLEELKQNGLFNQIDALQGGNGPTIRIKDRSLINLSSNNYLGLASDERLIAAAEKALRQYGVGAGAVRTINGTMEIHGELEAKLARFKQTESAIAYQSGFNCNMAAISAVMDAGDAILSDELNHASIIDGCRLSKAKVIRYKHSDMEELERVARAARESGQYAKIMVITDGVFSMDGDIAKLPEIVAIAERYDLITYVDDAHGSGVLGEGAGTVKHFGLSDRVDFQIGTLSKAIGVVGGYVAGKQELIEWLKARSRPFLFSTATPPAIAAACVAALDILMDSTELQARLWRNAEYFRQGLEQLGFRTGHTETPIIPCIIGEEKQTQRFSRELLAEGVYAKAIVFPTVPKGLGRIRNMPTAAHTTAMLDEALAVYGKVKKRIGLE